In the Rickettsiales bacterium genome, ATTACAAATTAATGGCAAATGCCATTCGATTCCTAAGCCTAGACGCTGTTGAAAAAGCAAATTCTGGTCATCCAGGAATGCCCATGGGAATGGCTGATGTAGCCACAATTTTATACTCTGAATTTTTAAAGTTTGATCCTCAAAAGCCCGATTGGCAGAATCGTGACCGCCTTGTATTATCAGCCGGTCATGGTTCAATGCTTATCTATTCTTTGCTATATCTAACTGGATATAAAGATATCACTTTAGAAGACTTAAAAAACTTTCGTCAACTAAAAAGTAAAACCGCCGGTCATCCAGAACATGAAAAACTCTCTGGTGTTGAAACCACTTCCGGCCCATTAGGACAAGGCCTGGCCAATGCAGTTGGAATGGCCATCTCTCAACAAATGCTAGAGAATAGAGGAAGCGAAATTGATCATCATACTTATGTAATTTGCGGTGATGGCTGCTTGATGGAGGGAATCTCCCAAGAGGCTATATCTTTAGCTGGTCATTTAAAACTAAATAAGCTTATAGTGTTATTTGATGACAATAAAATTTCTATTGATGGCCCCACTGACCTTACCATTTCTGATGATACTATTGCCAGATTTAAATCTGCTGGATGGAATGCTCAAAGCATTGATGGACATGATTTTAATCAAATTAGAAACGCACTTCAAACGGCCCACACTTCAGATAAACCAACTATAATTGCTTGCAATACTGTTATTGGCTATGGCTCTCCCAACAAAGGAGGCACAGAACAATGTCACGGGGCAGCTTTAGGCCCAGAAGAAGTATCTCAAACGCGTAATAATCTAAACTGGGATTATCCTCCGTTTGAAATACCTAAAAACATTTTAAAATTATGGCGCGCAGTTGGAAAGAAACATAAAGCTAATAATAAAAATATTGATTTTAAACTTCCAGATAATTGGAATAATAATCTAAATATATTAACGAAGAAATTAGCTCTAGAAAAACTAAATATTTCAACTAGAAAAGCATCTAGTATGATTTTAGAAGCCTTGACAAAAGATATTCCAAATCTTCTTGGAGGATCAGCTGATCTAACAGGATCTAACTTAACCAAGCCCAAAGATTTTCATGCCATAACAGCAGATGACTTCTCAGGAAATTATATTTATTATGGCATTAGAGAACATGCCATGGCAGCCATAATGAATGGTATTGCATTATATGGAAGTTTCATCCCATATGCTGGAACTTTCTTAGTATTTAGTGATTATTGCCGCCCTGCAATTCGCCTTAGCGCATTAATGGAATTGCAAGTATTATATATTATGACGCATGACTCAATTGGCCTGGGAGAAGATGGCCCCACCCATCAACCCATTGAACATTTAGCTTCATTAAGAGGAATTCCTAATTTATATGTCTTTCGTCCTGCTTGCAGCGTGGAAACAGCAGAATGCTATGAAATTGCTATGAAATTACAAAATTCTCCAAGTTTATTTTCTCTAACTCGCCAAAACGTGAGCGCTTTAAGAAGTGATTCATCTAAAAATCTATCTGAATTTGGAGGATATATAATTTCTCCACATGATGGAAAGCTTCAAGTTACAATTTTTGCCACTGGCTCAGAAGTAGAAATTGCTATTGAGGCCCAAAAAGATCTTCATAACATAAATATTGGAACTAGAATTGTTTCCATTCCTTGCTGGGAAATATTTGACCAACAATCTGAAGAATACAAATCAGAATTACTAGATAATTCTAGTATAAAAATAGCTGTGGAAGCTGGAATAAGACAAGGCTGGGAAAAATATATAGGCAGAAATGGAATATTCATTGGAATGAAAAGTTTTGGCGCTTCTGCCCCAGCAAAAGAATTATATAAATATTTTGCCATAACTAAAGAGAACATTGTTCAGAAAGCACTAACAAAATTAAATCTAGGATAAAATGATGACCTTAAAAAACTTTTTTAGAATAATAATTCTCTCTTTTTATTCTCCCAATTTATATATTGAAGTAGCAAAAAAATGGAAACATTGGGGGCTCGGATTCTTACTTAAATTCTCAATATTAATATCCCTAATCTCTTCTATATGTTTATTTATTTTTGTTTCAAATATTAATTTTAAAAATCAAGATTTTGTCTCCTTCATTCAACAAATACCTGAAATGAAAATAATTGAAGATAGAGCAGTTTTTGTTGATGAGAATATAACATCACCTATTTATGTGGGGCCTGTAAAAAATTTTTTAGTCGTGGATCTTGATGCCAGAACTTCTGAGAAATATCCAGACACGCTAATAGCATTCACAGCTTATGGAATGGTTATGAACCTACTAGACTCTTCTTATTTTACAATTTCGTATAATGATTTTCTAATGGATCAAGATGAAAAAATAATAAACACCTCTTCATTGATCTCATTCATGTTAAAAACCCAAAAGAAACTGCTCGCAATAATTATTATTTTAGGAGTAACATCGGGTAGTTTAATATATTTTGCTATAACCTTATTTAAAACTGCTTTTTATGCTTCTGTTGCTAGTCTTTGCTCTGGAGCCTTTAAGTTTAAACTAACTTTCAAGCAATTACTAAGACTTGCAATTATTGCCAATGCTCCAGCATTCATTATTTCTACTGTATTTATGCTAATATTCTTTAATAGCAAAATAATGGCAATGAGCGAATTCATTTCCACAACCCTATATCTGTTATATTTTATGGGTGGAATTTTGTTTTATTTAAAATCACAGAAGAATAAATAACCCCTTTTGTTAATCAAAATTTAAGACTTACTGACTAAAATAATACTTGGTATATAATTAGGATATATTGTCATGAAAACTTCTTATCCCCAGGAGCTAATAGATTTAGCTAAAGATAATGGTTATAAAGCAGCTAACCTTCAATTCTTAGATCAAATACTTCTTGAATTCAATGAGCTCCAAGGTGATGGTATAGAGATTGAAGTTCCAAAATATATCAGCATCTCAAATCAAAATATAATATCTCATTTAAATGAATATGCACCTTTATGGCAAGAGAAATGGCAAGAATTTACCCAAGCTCAAGGAAGCTCAACTGAGAATTTAACTCCATTAGCAATTGATAAATTACACGAGATTCAAGAAATGATTCAAGTAGCTTTCAATGATAAAAGCCATAAATTTGTTGTTGAAGGAATGGAAGAAGGCGCAAAGCAAATGGTGCGCAGCACCGGCGATGAAGACAGAGTGGATGTGGCAAATCCTGGCGGGAATGAAAGTGTACCCTCAGATGGGGATAAGATTAGCTCATCTATTGGGGCAGTAATTTCTTCTTACTTTAGTGAAAAGTCAATGTCGCAAAGACTTAAATCTGGGGAAGAAATAACAAAAAGCCCCCCTTTAATGCCATGTTTAATTCAAGAGTTAGTTGGAGAAACTTCTAAAGATAATCTTCCTCCGGTTTCTGGAATAATTTATACAGATAGTAAGAATGTTAGGGTTCAAGCAGCATATGGCCATGGTGAATTAGTGGTTAATAGTAAAGGTAATTTTGATAATTTCTTTGTAACTAATGAAGATGTGGTTCATCAATATATTGGCGATAAAAAAGTTAGAATAGTTCCTGTTGTTAATCAGGCCGAGAGAAAAATGGAATTAGAAGAAATTGAAAATTCAGAACTTGCTCATAATCCATCTTTAAGTGAAGAACAGAGCATACGCCTGGCTAAATTCTCTAAATTTGTGCAGAGCAAATATGGTATGCGCATGGATATTGAATTTGTTTATGATCCAAATAACAATAAAATTAATATCGTTCAAGCAAGACCGATACCTGAAGGAAAAAGAAGAGGAATGGCCCCTTCTGCTTTGAGTAATGACTTTATCTCTCAAGAAAAACCTCAATATATTGATGGAGAAGTTATAACTCCTGATGTTATGGTTGCTAAAAAAATAACTAACAAAAAAGAGGTTATTGTCTGCAAAAGCATCGACCAGGCCTTAAGTAGCTATTTAAAAAACAAATCTAATAACATTAGAGCAGTTATTATTGATAAAACTGCACCTGACACTTCTCATGAAGCAGGTTTTTTTACCTCACAGGCGATTCCAGTTATTTATGCAAATGATTATGATGAAGTTGAAAAATGGGTACAAAACTTGGAGAGAAATGTTTTAGTTATTGATCCTCAGCATGGATCAATTTATCAAATTGATAAAGATCAATATCAAGATGGTTTGATTGAAGAAGGAATATTTCGTTCAAGCTTGGCAGAACATGTTACCCCAATTAAACGTGAATTTATCCAGGGACCTAGTAATGAATCTCCTAAAGTTCAGGCACAAACTATTGGTGAATTAGTGATTGAGGCCAGGAATAATCCAGATGCAACCCAAAAATTATTCCGCTATATCCATGATGAAATAGGCCCAAGAGAAACAAAATTATATGGAAAGAAAGAAATAAAAGATGATCTAAAAAAGCTTCTAACTTTCCCAAGCACAGATTCAGAATTTACTAAACAAAAAGAAACTTTAGCAGATTTACTTAATTTTGTTACCAGTATCAAAAACGAGAAAGAAATATCCTCATCCACTTATGAGCAATTGATCATCACCGGAATAGAGCTGTATAAAGAAATAAAAGAAGTGGAGGCTAATCCACAGAACCAGGAAATTAGGCTAAATTATTTGAATATTCATCAGAAATTAAATGGTTTAATTTCCTCAAAAGGAAAATCTGGTGTTTTATCCACTTCATTATTTAATGAAATTGCAAAATATGACCAACGTAAGATATTAAAAACCGAAGTGAAAGAAGCAGGCTTTAACTTAAAGCAAGTGGATGAAGAAAAATTCTTAAAATTAGCTCAGCATAAAAAGCATTTGATAAATGATGAGGATCATCAAAAATGGTTGTCATTTTGTTATAAAGAATGCCAAACAACTAAAACTGCAGAGAAACTAGAAACTTTAGTAAGTGACATTGTAAAACTTGATTTAAAAGATTATTGGCTTAATGTTAATTTTCTTGATGCTTATGAAAAAGGCTCAGATAAGGCTCTTGCTAATCTTGAGCAAGAATATGAGCAAATTTTAGAAGCAAGTACAGACATCCTAAAAGCTTCGAAGTTAATTGACCGAATGGAGCATCAAATAGGGCAATGGGCTGAACCTAAAAACTTTAAGAAACTTTTTGAAAAAGAACTTCAGCCTAAAATTAAAGAAATCACCAATCTAATTAAACTTGATGAAGAGAATAAACTCAGTTCATCCTTAGCAATAAAACAGCTTTACCGTATGGTTGACGCAATTGATTTATCAATTAAGCAATTGCAGAACTCCCCCTCATATGAGAATAAAGAACAACAAGTTCAAAACTTCAAGATGATGTTGGGTGAGTTCTTTCAAGTGATGGAAAATCAAGTTGGAGATCTCCATCCAGAAAGAATCCTGGCTATGAAAAACTTCTTCAATGAAAAAAGCGCTTCTAATAAACCAAATGAATTACTTCCATCTTCATATTTCTCTGTTATTAATGCTGGTTTTT is a window encoding:
- the tkt gene encoding transketolase, which produces MDDKNYKLMANAIRFLSLDAVEKANSGHPGMPMGMADVATILYSEFLKFDPQKPDWQNRDRLVLSAGHGSMLIYSLLYLTGYKDITLEDLKNFRQLKSKTAGHPEHEKLSGVETTSGPLGQGLANAVGMAISQQMLENRGSEIDHHTYVICGDGCLMEGISQEAISLAGHLKLNKLIVLFDDNKISIDGPTDLTISDDTIARFKSAGWNAQSIDGHDFNQIRNALQTAHTSDKPTIIACNTVIGYGSPNKGGTEQCHGAALGPEEVSQTRNNLNWDYPPFEIPKNILKLWRAVGKKHKANNKNIDFKLPDNWNNNLNILTKKLALEKLNISTRKASSMILEALTKDIPNLLGGSADLTGSNLTKPKDFHAITADDFSGNYIYYGIREHAMAAIMNGIALYGSFIPYAGTFLVFSDYCRPAIRLSALMELQVLYIMTHDSIGLGEDGPTHQPIEHLASLRGIPNLYVFRPACSVETAECYEIAMKLQNSPSLFSLTRQNVSALRSDSSKNLSEFGGYIISPHDGKLQVTIFATGSEVEIAIEAQKDLHNINIGTRIVSIPCWEIFDQQSEEYKSELLDNSSIKIAVEAGIRQGWEKYIGRNGIFIGMKSFGASAPAKELYKYFAITKENIVQKALTKLNLG
- a CDS encoding DUF1189 domain-containing protein; protein product: MTLKNFFRIIILSFYSPNLYIEVAKKWKHWGLGFLLKFSILISLISSICLFIFVSNINFKNQDFVSFIQQIPEMKIIEDRAVFVDENITSPIYVGPVKNFLVVDLDARTSEKYPDTLIAFTAYGMVMNLLDSSYFTISYNDFLMDQDEKIINTSSLISFMLKTQKKLLAIIIILGVTSGSLIYFAITLFKTAFYASVASLCSGAFKFKLTFKQLLRLAIIANAPAFIISTVFMLIFFNSKIMAMSEFISTTLYLLYFMGGILFYLKSQKNK
- a CDS encoding PEP/pyruvate-binding domain-containing protein; the protein is MKTSYPQELIDLAKDNGYKAANLQFLDQILLEFNELQGDGIEIEVPKYISISNQNIISHLNEYAPLWQEKWQEFTQAQGSSTENLTPLAIDKLHEIQEMIQVAFNDKSHKFVVEGMEEGAKQMVRSTGDEDRVDVANPGGNESVPSDGDKISSSIGAVISSYFSEKSMSQRLKSGEEITKSPPLMPCLIQELVGETSKDNLPPVSGIIYTDSKNVRVQAAYGHGELVVNSKGNFDNFFVTNEDVVHQYIGDKKVRIVPVVNQAERKMELEEIENSELAHNPSLSEEQSIRLAKFSKFVQSKYGMRMDIEFVYDPNNNKINIVQARPIPEGKRRGMAPSALSNDFISQEKPQYIDGEVITPDVMVAKKITNKKEVIVCKSIDQALSSYLKNKSNNIRAVIIDKTAPDTSHEAGFFTSQAIPVIYANDYDEVEKWVQNLERNVLVIDPQHGSIYQIDKDQYQDGLIEEGIFRSSLAEHVTPIKREFIQGPSNESPKVQAQTIGELVIEARNNPDATQKLFRYIHDEIGPRETKLYGKKEIKDDLKKLLTFPSTDSEFTKQKETLADLLNFVTSIKNEKEISSSTYEQLIITGIELYKEIKEVEANPQNQEIRLNYLNIHQKLNGLISSKGKSGVLSTSLFNEIAKYDQRKILKTEVKEAGFNLKQVDEEKFLKLAQHKKHLINDEDHQKWLSFCYKECQTTKTAEKLETLVSDIVKLDLKDYWLNVNFLDAYEKGSDKALANLEQEYEQILEASTDILKASKLIDRMEHQIGQWAEPKNFKKLFEKELQPKIKEITNLIKLDEENKLSSSLAIKQLYRMVDAIDLSIKQLQNSPSYENKEQQVQNFKMMLGEFFQVMENQVGDLHPERILAMKNFFNEKSASNKPNELLPSSYFSVINAGFFQDNPVGFNRGFTGLPNKNLADLYTLVHQTSLGSIGASTNNINKNLMNRLPQFVKEIDKKLLEDRSKVFKDYDNSNSVQTLEKLSLLYMSYSYPHINLHYNIPLRNHSGNLILKYNVDKQSIELDYTMFGHSASIGNLKGRWERIEDHAFLLFEIFSDAKLTYHKSDYNDINLKIEITRDIKNIEEIVQILNTISDATNDFATGIIYANTKLEMAFSNIGGDISKGANEFGLSKFILDAHKDSIGNIDSKNLYNVVRKLKNDSSKETRINLEKEALMRLMSMDNNGIINHKKLKEITQEFKDKQLSASELAEGDLSKLSIYAASILTTKLAMEKDYTNAMKAANLITSSGQKNFAIEKGFTDLSIVLIEKGKIKNALSIINSVENDGLLQIIASKFIEKNDFENGFKVIDKQSNDARDKFLSNLASKFIERDDLENAFRMIDRTTDGYALLTIAIKFIERDDPENALKVIDRTTDGYALSSVAIKFIERDDLENAFRLIDRTTDEYALSEIAIKFIERDKPESALKVIERITDGYALSK